The following coding sequences lie in one Equus przewalskii isolate Varuska chromosome 25, EquPr2, whole genome shotgun sequence genomic window:
- the TCL1A gene encoding T-cell leukemia/lymphoma protein 1A, whose protein sequence is MGELPFFRAHTAFHPDRLWIWEKAVYVDENQRTWLPITIEMDSSLQVLMRQEDIPLGEPVRPSQLGPYLLPLMWQLYPGRKYRGSDSSFWRIVYHIEFSGIEDMLLEQVPDPDNE, encoded by the exons ATGGGCGAGCTCCCGTTCTTCAGGGCGCACACTGCCTTTCACCCGGACCGCCTGTGGATCTGGGAAAAGGCCGTGTATGTGGACGAGAACCAGCGCACTTGGCTGCCCATAACCATCGAG ATGGACAGCAGCCTCCAGGTACTGATGCGCCAGGAAGATATCCCCCTGGGGGAGCCCGTGCGCCCCAGCCAGCTAGGCCCTTACCTGCTGCCTTTGATGTGGCAGCTTTACCCAGGAAGAAAGTACCGAGGCTCAGACTCCAGTTTCTGGCGCATAGTGTACCACATCGAG TTCAGTGGCATAGAGGACATGCTCCTCGAGCAGGTGCCAGACCCGGATAATGAGTGA